The genomic DNA CCGAGGTCGCCGCCGCGTCCGTCCCCCAGCTCGCCAGCAGGCGCAGTGCGTCCGCCGACGGGGAGCCGGGCTCCGCGTGGTACGTGATGAAGGCCTGCTCGTCGTCGTCGACCAGGCGGAACGTCTCGAAGGACAGGGTCAGGTCGCCGACCAGCGGGTGCCGCATCCGCTTGACGCCGTAGCTCTTCTCCTTGACGTCGTGCGTGGCCCACAGGCGGCGGAACTCCTCGCTCTTCACGGAGAGTTCCCCGACGAGCGCGGACAGTCGCGGGTCGTCCGGGTGCCGGCCCGCGTCCATGCGCAGGAAGCTGACCATGTCGTACGCCTTCTGGTCCCAGTCGACGAACAGCTCGCGGTAGTCCGGGTTCAGGAAGACCAGCCGCGCCCAGTTCCGCTCGGCGGCCGGGAGCTTGCCCCAGTCGCCGAAGAGGGCCGCCGCCATCCGGTTCCAGGCGAGGATCTCCGAGCGGCGGCCGGTCACGTATGCCGGAACCGTGTCGATCGACTCCAGGAGCTGGAGCAGCGCCACCCGCACCGGTCGCTGCTGGCTCCGGCCCGCCGACGGCCGCCTGCGCTGCTGCTTCGGCTTCGCCAGGTGCGTCAGGTGCGCCTGCTCCGCGTCGGTCAGCCGCAGCGCCCGGGCGATGGCGTCCAGGACCTCCGCCGACACGTTCTGCCCGTTGCCCTGCTCAAGGCGTGTGTAGTACGCCACCGACACCCCGGCCAGCTGCGCCAGCTCCTCGCGCCGCAGCCCGGGCACCCGGCGCTGCCGCCCGTACGACTC from Streptomyces sp. CB09001 includes the following:
- a CDS encoding helix-turn-helix transcriptional regulator, producing the protein MDGQLDRRAELSEFLRTRRARLKPEDVGLESYGRQRRVPGLRREELAQLAGVSVAYYTRLEQGNGQNVSAEVLDAIARALRLTDAEQAHLTHLAKPKQQRRRPSAGRSQQRPVRVALLQLLESIDTVPAYVTGRRSEILAWNRMAAALFGDWGKLPAAERNWARLVFLNPDYRELFVDWDQKAYDMVSFLRMDAGRHPDDPRLSALVGELSVKSEEFRRLWATHDVKEKSYGVKRMRHPLVGDLTLSFETFRLVDDDEQAFITYHAEPGSPSADALRLLASWGTDAAATSVTP